From the Heliangelus exortis chromosome 14, bHelExo1.hap1, whole genome shotgun sequence genome, one window contains:
- the HEPH gene encoding hephaestin isoform X2 — MVCSTRRTLKEQKKDDAVFPGGNYTYTWTVPEDHSPTADDPNCLTWIYHSHIDAPKDIASGLIGPLLTCRKGVLTGSSQRRQDVDIDFFLMFSVVDENLSWYLDENIALFCSDPGSVDKEDEEFQESNKMHAINGYVFGNLPELTMCAGDYVSWHLFGMGNEIDIHTAYFHGETLNVRGHRTDVVSLFPATFVTADMVPHNPGRWLLSCQINDHIHAGMAAVYEVRPCSQQALAPTLEGRVRRYYIAAKEVQWDYGPSGLDQSSGKQLSEAGSPAEHFFKRSSYRIGGVYWKAKYVEYTDESFREEKQPSEEEKHLGILGPVIKAEVGDTILVTFVNKASWPFSIQPHGVSYGKAWEGMWYHDGLFQNGVSVAPMHNFTYHWTVPKHVGPLGSDPPCLTWMYSSAVNPIKDPSSGLVGPLVICKQGTLDDNNKQKGIDKEFYLLFSVFDENLSWYLNANIKYFLRVEETAVKKDDGFEESNRMHAINGFMFGNLPGLNVCEGDNVSWHLLGLGSEADVHGAVFQGNTLQMNGMRKDSTNLFPHTFATAFMQPDNRGVFEIYCQTSNHYQAGMRERYLVSKCGERDPAPAPQYQGVRTYYLAAEEVVWDYAPDRGWERERHNHSAESYADVFLSNENGLLGSKYKKAVYREYTDGTFQTPKARTNGDEHLGILGPFLWAEVGEILNIVFKNNATRPYSIHAHGVLEKGMGEPQVANPGDIVTYRWEVPERSGPGPNDSACVPWIYYSTVDPVKDIYSGLIGPLKVCRRGALKPDGIRKDAKREFALLFLVFDENQSWYLEENVEQYSKGNHKEINLLDEKFVESNKMHAINGRLYATLPGLTMFQGEWVNWYLLGMGQEIDVHTVHFHAETFIYKNGKSYRADVVDLFPGTFEIVEMLVGNPGTWLLHCHVSDHIHAGMEILFTVLSRPEPSLEVVNYGTELPAEDESQKIMLFGAKVAQGQVEATVIGLAVAGTVLFLVACVLLAVVISLERQKKLRRNRRSILDDGFKLMSQKNSGL, encoded by the exons GAGTACTGACTGGCAGTTCTCAAAGGCGCCAGGACGTGGACATTGATTTCTTTCTGATGTTCAGTGTGGTGGATGAGAACCTGAGCTGGTACCTGGATGAGAACATAGCGTTGTTCTGCTCAGATCCGGGCTCTGTAGacaaagaagatgaagaatTCCAAGAGAGCAACAAAATGCATG CTATTAATGGTTATGTGTTTGGGAACCTCCCTGAGCTGACGATGTGTGCTGGAGATTATGTTTCGTGGCATCTCTTCGGGATGGGCAATGAGATTGATATTCATACAGCCTACTTCCACGGAGAAACACTCAATGTTCGAGGCCATAGGACAGATGTGGTCAGCCTCTTCCCAGCCACTTTTGTTACAGCAGATATGGTCCCCCATAACCCTGGGAGATGGCTTCTGAGCTGTCAGATCAATGATCACATACACG CTGGGATGGCTGCAGTCTATGAAGTCCGGCCCTGTTCTCAGCAAGCTCTGGCGCCCACCCTGGAAGGGAGAGTCCGGAGATACTACATAGCTGCAAAGGAAGTGCAGTGGGACTACGGGCCCTCGGGGCTCGACCAGAGCAGTGGGAAACAGCTGAGTGAGGCAGGCAG CCCTGCTGAGCACTTCTTCAAGCGCAGCAGCTACCGAATTGGGGGAGTCTATTGGAAGGCAAAGTATGTGGAGTATACTGATGAGAGCTTCCGGGAGGAAAAGCAGCCATCAGAAGAAGAGAAACACCTTGGGATACTTG GTCCAGTGATCAAAGCTGAGGTTGGAGACACCATCCTGGTGACGTTTGTTAACAAAGCCTCTTGGCCTTTCAGCATCCAGCCTCATGGAGTGTCCTATGGGAAGGCATGGGAAGGAATGTGGTACCACGATG GTCTGTTCCAGAATGGGGTTTCTGTTGCCCCAATGCACAACTTCACATACCACTGGACTGTGCCGAAGCACGTGGGGCCCCTGGGCAGTGACCCTCCCTGCCTGACCTGGATGTACAGCTCTGCTGTCAACCCCATCAAAGACCCCAGTTCAGGATTAGTAGGGCCTCTGGTCATCTGCAAGCAGGGCACTTTGGATGACAACAACAAACAg AAAGGGATCGACAAGGAATTTTACCTTCTCTTCAGCGTGTTTGATGAGAACCTCAGCTGGTATTTAAATGCAAACATAAAGTACTTTTTGAGAGTGGAAGAGACTGCTGTGAAAAAGGATGATGGCTTCGAGGAATCAAATAGGATGCATG CCATCAATGGATTTATGTTTGGTAACTTGCCTGGGCTGAATGTGTGTGAAGGAGACAATGTGTCCTGGCACCTTCTGGGCTTGGGCAGTGAAGCAGATGTACACGGAGCTGTGTTTCAGGGAAATACACTGCAGATGAACGGGATGCGGAAAGATTCAACCAATCTCTTCCCTCACACATTTGCTACTGCCTTCATGCAACCTGATAACAGGG GGGTGTTTGAGATATACTGCCAGACAAGCAACCACTACCAGGCTGGCATGAGGGAACGCTACCTGGTGTCCAAGTGTGGAGAAAGGgatcctgctcctgcccctcagTACCAGGGGGTGCGGACCTACTACCTGGCTGCGGAGGAGGTGGTGTGGGACTACGCGCCCGACcggggctgggagagggaacGGCACAACCATTCTGCTGAGAG CTATGCCGATGTATTTTTGAGCAACGAGAACGGGCTGCTTGGCTCCAAGTACAAGAAAGCAGTGTACAGGGAGTACACTGATGGGACCTTCCAGACCCCCAAGGCCAGGACAAATGGTGACGAGCACCTGGGGATACTAG GTCCTTTTCTGTGGGCAGAAGTGGGAGAGATTCTCAATATTGTGTTCAAGAACAATGCCACACGCCCCTACTCCATTCATGCCCACGGGGtgctggagaaggggatgggAGAGCCACAGGTAGCAAACCCTG GTGACATCGTGACGTACCGATGGGAGGTTCCTGAGAGATCTGGTCCAGGGCCAAATGACTCAGCCTGTGTTCCTTGGATCTACTACTCCACAGTGGACCCAGTAAAG GATATATACAGCGGTCTAATTGGGCCCCTGAAGGTCTGCCGGAGAGGGGCACTGAAACCTGATGGGATCAGGAAGGATGCAAAGAGGGagtttgctctgctcttcctggTTTTTGATGAAAATCAGTCCTGGTACTTGGAGGAAAATGTGGAACAATACAGTAAGGGCAATCACAAGGAGATCAACCTGCTGGATGAGAAATTTGTGGAAAGCAACAAAATGCACG CCATCAATGGGAGGCTCTATGCAACCTTGCCTGGGCTGACCATGTTCCAGGGTGAGTGGGTGAACTGGTACCTGCTGGGAATGGGTCAGGAGATTGATGTCCACACAGTCCATTTTCATGCTGAGACCTTCATATATAAG AATGGCAAAAGCTACAGAGCAGATGTTGTGGATCTGTTCCCTGGAACCTTTGAAATTGTCGAGATGTTGGTTGGGAACCCTGGGACATGGCTGCTTCACTGTCACGTGTCTGATCATATCCATGCTGGCATGGAGATTCTCTTCACAGTCCTGTCCAGACCAG aaCCATCGCTTGAAGTTGTAAACTATGGCACAG agctgccagctgaGGATGAGTCGCAGAAGATCATGCTTTTTGGAGCTAAGGTGGCTCAAGGGCAGGTAGAGGCCACAGTCATTGGTCTCGCTGTTGCAGGAACAGTGCTCTTCCTGGTCGCCTGTGTCCTGCTGGCAGTGGTCATCTCTCTGGAGAGACAAAAGAAGTTAAGACGCAATCGGAGGTCCATCCTGGATGACGGATTCAAACTCATGTCTCAAAAGAATTCAGGGCTGTAA